CAACATGATCCAGCGCGACGGTGGTGCCGTAGCGTTTGCTCAGGTCGCGTGCTTGTATGACGGCATTCATGCAGATTCTCCGTTTTTTTCCGCGTGCGATAATAAGGTCTTGAGATCGATGCCCATGCGTTTCAGGCGCGCGTAAAGCGGCGGCCATTCTTGCTGCAGGAATTGTTCGCGCTCGGAGGTCAGCAGCGCGGCCTGTGCGCCGTCGCTCACGTACATGCCGAGTCCGCGGCGTTTTTCCACGAGCTGCTCGTCGACCAGTTCCTGATATGCCTTGGAAACGGTCAGCGGGTTGATCTGGAAATCCGCCGCCACCTGGCGCACCGAGGGCAGGGCATCACCTTGTTTCAATATGCCATCCAGAATCATCGCCACGACGCGGTCACGCAGTTGACGGTAGATCGGGATGTTGTCGCTCCAGGTTATGCTCATGATTAATCCTTGCGCACATGGGGCAGCAATTTGCCGAAGCTGTAGTACGGAACGCTGAGGCGCAGATGCGGCAGGGTCGGCATCTGTGCTACCACGTTATCGATGGGTTCGAGGTCCAGCGCCGTGCCGCTGTTGCTGCCGGTCTCGGCGTAAGCGGCGAGTGTATCGGCGTCGGGGCGTACCGTGATAGATGGCAGCAGAACCGGCGGCAATGTTGTCTTGGGCGCGCTTGCGGCTGCCGAACTTACGCGGTTTGGGCCAGTATGCACGGCATAGGCCCAAACCAAAGCATCCAGACCGAACAGTGCCAGTGCCAGCCAGAGTCGAAGTGCGATACGTGTGCTCATGATGTTCTCCGTCGCTGAAAGTTGCTTGGTGTGTTAGTTAACTATAACACCATATTTGCGGCTGTCAAGCGCGAATAGCAAAATTCTTATCGGGGAGCGTATTCGCGTCCGGATGAAAGGATTTCGCTCTTGCTCATGTCTATGTAACTCGCCCTTACCTCATTGGAGAAAACCCATGTCCGTCAAACCGCTACTGGCGCTGACGATTGCATTTGCTTCCACCTCGGCGCTGGCTTGCAGCGATCTGCTGAATACCGATTTCCGCCCGCTGGCCGGCAAGGAAAAAGTGAACCTGTGCAAGGAATACGGCGGCAAGGTGCTACTGGTGGTCAACACCGCGAGCAAGTGCGGGTTCACGCCGCAATACGATGCGCTGGAAGCGTTGCACGCCAAATATTCGTCGCAGGGGTTTGCCGTGGTCGGGTTTCCGTCCAACGATTTCATGAATCAGGAACCCGGCACCGAAGCCGAGATCAAGGATTTCTGCACGCTTACTTATGGCGTGAAGTTTCCGATGTTCGAAAAAGTGCACGTCAAGCAGGGCGAGGCAAATCCGTTTTACGACAAGCTCGCCGCCGCTGTGGGTGGGCATTATCCGAGCTGGAATTTCTACAAGTACCTGATCGATCGCAATGGCAACGTGGTCGCGGACTTCACTAGCAAGATCACACCGACCGATCCCAAGCTGGTCGGCGAAATCGAAAAGTTGATTGCGGCGAAACCGTCGTCCGAATCTGCGTCTGGCAAAGCGGGCAGCGCGCCGAACTGATCTTTCCGCGTGCCCCGCGGCAAAGCGCGGGGCACGTGAAGTCATAGACGCTGATTGATCTTGCGTATCATCCAGCCGAGCAGCGGAATGTGCTGGAATAATCCATCTGCGGCGTTCCAGAAATCCTGATGGAAAATCACGCGACCATCGCTATCAAAACGAATCTGGCTGATGCCGATGCTCTCAGTATCCTGGCCGCGCGAAAAACGTTTGAAGCGAATACGCATGCGCCAGCGAAAATAATAATCGCCCTTACCATTGCTGATTACATCGTCGACTTCGACCACGCATAGTTCGGTCGCCGCAGCGCTATCCTGCAGGTAATGACGCAGGCTCGCACGATCGTGCAAGGTCTTGAGCGTGTCGTTGAAATACAAACGTTCGGCGTAAGTATGGTCGAGCAGATCGTCGATCTTGCCTGGCGAAAAATCGGCGAAGAATTGCTTGAATCGCGCGATGGCGGCTTGCTCGGCGCTTGAGCCGGGAACCAGTGCCACGGCTTCGATATTTTTTGATTGGTTCAGTACGTCGATATATTCCATGCCAGCCTCGCTGATCGAGGCGAGAGAATAATCGAAACGTCTGTCAGCGCGCGGTGAACGCGCGACGCTGAGTCAACAAAGCGGGCTTTCGAAGATCAAGCGCTCTCGGCTTGTTCCAATGATTCCTGCACACCAAGCCACGCTTCTTCGGTACTTGCGAATTCGCTTTTCAGCAGGCCTTGTTGTTTGACCAGATCGGAAAGCTTGCTGGCCTG
The sequence above is drawn from the Pseudolysobacter antarcticus genome and encodes:
- a CDS encoding GntR family transcriptional regulator; its protein translation is MSITWSDNIPIYRQLRDRVVAMILDGILKQGDALPSVRQVAADFQINPLTVSKAYQELVDEQLVEKRRGLGMYVSDGAQAALLTSEREQFLQQEWPPLYARLKRMGIDLKTLLSHAEKNGESA
- a CDS encoding glutathione peroxidase, with product MSVKPLLALTIAFASTSALACSDLLNTDFRPLAGKEKVNLCKEYGGKVLLVVNTASKCGFTPQYDALEALHAKYSSQGFAVVGFPSNDFMNQEPGTEAEIKDFCTLTYGVKFPMFEKVHVKQGEANPFYDKLAAAVGGHYPSWNFYKYLIDRNGNVVADFTSKITPTDPKLVGEIEKLIAAKPSSESASGKAGSAPN
- a CDS encoding nuclear transport factor 2 family protein, with the protein product MEYIDVLNQSKNIEAVALVPGSSAEQAAIARFKQFFADFSPGKIDDLLDHTYAERLYFNDTLKTLHDRASLRHYLQDSAAATELCVVEVDDVISNGKGDYYFRWRMRIRFKRFSRGQDTESIGISQIRFDSDGRVIFHQDFWNAADGLFQHIPLLGWMIRKINQRL